From Bacillota bacterium, one genomic window encodes:
- a CDS encoding iron ABC transporter permease: protein MSGLVSRALVKEAVVGPRAGVRARLAAVALAALIFLALYLVLNIRGDWQFAVTRRLLVVGAVVLAAAATGGATVIFQTLTHNHILTPSVIGLDSLYVLMQTLVVFALGAASPAWTDATVHFLLSTALLVLFAGLLYQRLFRSERHNVYVVLLIGLIAGTFFQSVASFLQMILDPNEFLITQSRLFATFNNVRAPALALAAGALALAALYAAPYCKYLDVLGLGREHAINLGVDYNRVVRRLWLAVILLTAVTTALVGPITFLGLLAVSLARQLLRDYRHATLLPGTFLVGTALLGGGLLLVERLLVFAVPVSVIVNLAGGVYFLYLVLKESQA from the coding sequence ATGAGCGGACTCGTGTCCCGTGCACTGGTGAAGGAAGCCGTGGTCGGCCCGCGCGCGGGCGTGCGGGCGCGGCTGGCCGCGGTCGCCCTGGCGGCGCTAATCTTTCTCGCCTTGTATCTCGTGCTCAACATCCGGGGCGACTGGCAGTTCGCCGTGACGCGGCGCCTGCTGGTCGTCGGCGCCGTCGTCCTCGCCGCGGCGGCCACGGGCGGCGCGACGGTCATCTTCCAGACGCTTACCCACAACCACATCTTGACGCCCAGCGTCATCGGCCTGGATTCCCTGTACGTGCTCATGCAGACGCTGGTCGTGTTCGCTCTCGGCGCCGCCAGCCCGGCCTGGACCGACGCCACCGTCCACTTCCTGCTGTCGACCGCGCTGCTGGTGCTGTTCGCGGGGCTCTTGTACCAGCGCTTGTTCCGCAGCGAGCGGCACAACGTCTACGTCGTGCTGCTCATCGGCCTCATCGCGGGCACGTTTTTCCAGAGCGTCGCGTCGTTCTTGCAGATGATCCTCGACCCCAACGAGTTTCTCATCACCCAAAGCCGCCTGTTCGCCACGTTCAACAACGTGCGGGCGCCGGCGCTGGCGCTGGCCGCCGGGGCGCTGGCCCTGGCGGCGCTGTACGCGGCGCCGTATTGCAAGTACCTGGACGTGCTCGGGCTGGGCCGCGAGCACGCGATCAACCTGGGCGTCGACTACAACCGGGTCGTGAGGCGGCTGTGGCTGGCGGTCATCTTGCTGACCGCCGTCACGACGGCGCTGGTAGGCCCCATCACATTCCTGGGCCTGCTGGCGGTGAGCCTGGCCCGCCAGCTGCTGCGCGACTATCGTCACGCCACGCTGCTTCCGGGCACGTTTCTCGTCGGCACCGCGCTGCTGGGCGGGGGCCTGCTGCTGGTGGAACGGCTGCTCGTGTTTGCGGTACCGGTCAGCGTCATCGTCAACCTGGCCGGCGGGGTGTATTTCCTCTACCTCGTGCTGAAGGAGAGTCAGGCATGA